Proteins encoded by one window of Bryobacteraceae bacterium:
- a CDS encoding very short patch repair endonuclease, whose translation MREPADLRSRIMRAVKGRDTAPELTVRRIAHGLGYRFRLHRPDIPGKPDLAFPRLRKVIFVHGCFWHGHRCKRGARVPKSNREYWIGKVARNRARDIEVRARLRTLGWKRLIVWECQLRDVDRVRGRISRFLEA comes from the coding sequence GTGAGAGAACCCGCCGACCTGCGCAGCCGCATCATGCGGGCCGTCAAGGGGCGCGATACAGCTCCAGAGTTGACCGTTCGCCGAATTGCTCACGGACTGGGGTACCGCTTCCGTTTGCATCGCCCGGACATTCCGGGGAAACCGGATCTCGCGTTCCCTCGCCTCCGCAAGGTGATCTTTGTCCATGGATGTTTCTGGCACGGACATCGCTGTAAACGGGGCGCACGCGTTCCTAAAAGCAATCGGGAGTACTGGATTGGCAAGGTCGCCCGCAATCGGGCCCGCGACATTGAAGTCCGGGCCCGGTTGCGGACCTTGGGCTGGAAACGGCTGATCGTCTGGGAGTGCCAACTCCGAGACGTCGATCGGGTCCGCGGCCGGATCAGCCGTTTCCTCGAGGCGTAA
- a CDS encoding transcriptional regulator: protein MAKAVGAVAARGDSRSAAVEIQGPRRVGELDRVIHERIRLGVVSALAVSDSLSFNELKHMLDTTDGNLSVHTRKLEESGYIECAKSFEGRTPRTDYRLTKAGRAALEKYLAHMEAIIAATRGG, encoded by the coding sequence GTGGCTAAGGCAGTTGGCGCCGTCGCGGCGCGTGGCGATTCGCGGTCGGCGGCCGTAGAGATCCAAGGTCCGCGCCGCGTTGGCGAACTGGACCGGGTGATTCACGAGCGGATCCGGCTGGGCGTGGTGAGCGCGCTCGCGGTGAGCGATTCCTTGAGCTTCAACGAACTCAAGCACATGCTCGATACGACCGACGGCAACCTGAGCGTCCACACGCGGAAACTCGAAGAGTCCGGCTATATTGAATGCGCCAAATCGTTCGAGGGACGCACGCCGCGCACCGACTACCGGTTGACCAAGGCGGGCCGGGCGGCGCTCGAGAAATACCTGGCGCATATGGAAGCGATCATCGCCGCCACGCGTGGCGGCTGA
- a CDS encoding slipin family protein, with translation MLYLRRVRVGDRERAIVIRKRRFERILGPGEYWLFGSAVEVEVRQVAEVVYSGEWADYLIREHAELISAYFTRVDTTDAQVALVYFDGKLARVVGSGRRELYWRGGPEITAQVVDARSEPEVPAALVAPLTRLGKAPVSATVVEEGKAGLLFLDGRFARQLAPGAYAFWTAVAAPRVDVIDLRLQTLEIPGQEILTRDKVSLRVNVWTEFRVTDPVRARQAVKDFAEHLYRTVQLAVRQTLGRRTLEEILAEKTTVDETVAEAVRREMEGFGVRVGAIALKDIVLPGEMREILNQVVAAEKQAQANLIRRREETAATRSLLNTARLMEDNPTLVRLKELETLEKVVEKVGSLTVGGGLESVLRDLVSIGGGKQ, from the coding sequence ATGTTGTATTTGCGGCGCGTCCGGGTCGGCGACCGGGAGCGCGCCATTGTCATCCGCAAGCGCCGGTTTGAGCGCATCCTGGGGCCGGGCGAGTACTGGCTGTTCGGCTCGGCTGTCGAGGTGGAGGTCCGCCAGGTGGCCGAGGTGGTTTACTCGGGCGAGTGGGCGGACTATCTGATCCGCGAACATGCCGAGTTGATCAGCGCCTACTTCACGCGCGTGGACACTACGGATGCGCAGGTGGCGCTCGTGTACTTCGACGGAAAGCTCGCGCGCGTGGTGGGTTCTGGCCGGCGTGAGCTCTACTGGCGCGGAGGGCCGGAAATCACCGCGCAGGTAGTCGACGCCCGCTCCGAGCCCGAAGTGCCGGCGGCGCTGGTTGCGCCGTTGACGCGGCTGGGCAAGGCGCCGGTGTCGGCGACGGTGGTCGAGGAGGGGAAGGCCGGATTGCTGTTTCTCGACGGACGGTTCGCTCGGCAGCTCGCGCCGGGAGCCTACGCGTTCTGGACGGCGGTGGCCGCGCCGCGCGTGGACGTGATCGATCTGCGTCTGCAGACGCTCGAGATCCCGGGGCAGGAGATCCTGACGCGGGACAAGGTCTCGCTCCGCGTGAACGTGTGGACCGAGTTCCGGGTGACGGACCCGGTTCGCGCGCGGCAGGCGGTGAAGGACTTCGCCGAGCACTTGTATCGCACGGTGCAGTTGGCCGTGCGGCAGACGCTCGGGCGCCGGACGCTCGAGGAGATCCTGGCCGAGAAGACCACGGTCGATGAGACGGTGGCCGAGGCGGTGCGCCGGGAGATGGAAGGGTTCGGGGTGCGGGTGGGCGCGATCGCGCTGAAGGACATCGTTCTTCCGGGCGAGATGCGCGAGATCCTCAACCAGGTGGTGGCGGCGGAGAAGCAGGCGCAAGCCAACCTGATCCGCCGGCGGGAGGAGACGGCGGCCACGCGGTCGCTGTTGAACACCGCGCGCCTGATGGAGGACAACCCGACGCTGGTTCGGCTGAAGGAGCTCGAGACGCTCGAGAAGGTCGTCGAGAAGGTGGGTTCGCTCACCGTCGGAGGCGGCCTGGAGAGCGTGCTTCGGGATCTGGTGTCGATCGGTGGCGGGAAGCAGTAG
- a CDS encoding ornithine cyclodeaminase family protein, producing MAIPLVSGKLYNLSMLVLTEEDVLRHLPMADAVRLVEDTFVRLATGEAVNQPRRRLMLPTGSVLHQLAGAWGGYFGTKIYSTHPKHGAHFHVLLYDAATARPLALFDANHLGQIRTGAASGVATRLMAREDATVLAVIGAGFQAETQLAAIRAVRPIREARVWSRNAGRRRAFADRFGAVAPETAEEAVRGADIVVTITFSKDPVVDAAWIAPGCHVNAAGSNNPTRRELPADLLAAAARIAVDSRDQARIESGDLLLGGVDLDSPRVVELQEIAAGRLPGRTSPGEITVFKSNGLGVQDVAVAAHIYERVLAERK from the coding sequence ATGGCAATACCACTCGTAAGCGGAAAGCTCTACAATCTGAGCATGCTCGTACTCACCGAGGAAGACGTCCTGCGCCACCTCCCAATGGCCGACGCCGTTCGTCTCGTGGAGGATACCTTCGTGAGGTTAGCCACCGGCGAAGCCGTCAATCAGCCGCGCCGCCGCCTCATGCTGCCCACGGGAAGCGTTCTCCACCAACTGGCAGGGGCTTGGGGCGGCTATTTCGGCACGAAGATTTACTCCACGCACCCCAAGCATGGCGCGCACTTCCACGTGCTTTTGTATGATGCCGCCACGGCGCGGCCCTTGGCGTTATTCGACGCCAACCACCTCGGCCAGATCCGCACCGGTGCGGCGTCGGGCGTGGCCACGCGGCTCATGGCGCGGGAAGACGCCACCGTGCTCGCCGTGATCGGAGCCGGCTTTCAGGCCGAGACCCAGCTGGCCGCGATTCGCGCCGTCCGCCCGATCCGTGAAGCACGGGTCTGGAGCCGGAACGCCGGGCGGCGGCGGGCCTTCGCGGATCGGTTCGGCGCGGTTGCGCCGGAGACGGCCGAAGAGGCGGTCCGAGGGGCCGATATCGTAGTGACGATCACTTTTTCCAAGGACCCCGTGGTGGACGCGGCTTGGATCGCGCCGGGATGCCACGTCAACGCCGCCGGATCGAACAACCCGACCCGGCGCGAGTTGCCGGCCGATTTGCTGGCCGCCGCGGCGCGGATCGCGGTGGATTCCCGCGATCAGGCCCGGATCGAATCTGGCGACCTGCTGTTGGGGGGTGTGGATCTGGATTCGCCCCGCGTGGTGGAGCTGCAGGAAATCGCCGCTGGACGCCTTCCAGGGCGCACCTCACCCGGTGAGATCACCGTCTTCAAGTCGAATGGACTCGGCGTGCAGGATGTCGCCGTGGCGGCTCACATCTACGAGCGGGTGTTGGCGGAGCGAAAGTAG
- the tyrS gene encoding tyrosine--tRNA ligase, which translates to MTDLIAELRWRGFLAQTTCEDIAAFLAERRTIYVGFDPTAASLHLGSLIPVMGLAHAQRHGHRPIALVGGGTGLIGDPSGKSTERVLLTAEKVDENCAGVRRQLSRFIDLSTPEQGLLINNAEWLAPLKLVEFLRDIGKHFSVNEMIKRDSVRMRLEERDHGISYTEFSYMLLQAYDFLHLHRVQGCTVQMGGSDQWGNILSGADLIRRIEGGRAEGVTFPLLTTSTGKKFGKTEEGAVWLDADLTSPYQMYQYWIQTADADAIAYLKLFTFLDQAAVEELANELRAHPESRAAQKALAAECTGIVHGRESVGAVEGATRILFGAADVAPDAATIDLLAREVPSSGVTAVELETGIPMADLLVRAKLAESKGAARKLIDQGGVYVNNQRCDPGRKAVTTADIAWPEAILLRAGKKSYHLLRVAR; encoded by the coding sequence ATGACCGACCTGATCGCCGAATTGCGCTGGCGCGGCTTTCTCGCGCAGACCACCTGTGAAGATATCGCCGCATTTCTCGCCGAGCGCCGGACCATCTACGTCGGGTTCGATCCGACGGCGGCCAGTCTTCATCTGGGCTCTTTGATCCCTGTGATGGGCCTCGCCCACGCGCAACGCCACGGCCACCGCCCGATCGCGCTGGTGGGCGGCGGCACCGGTCTCATTGGCGACCCCAGCGGCAAGAGCACGGAGCGCGTGCTGCTGACGGCGGAGAAGGTGGATGAGAATTGCGCCGGCGTGCGCCGCCAGCTGTCGCGGTTCATCGATCTCTCCACACCGGAGCAAGGGCTGCTGATCAACAACGCCGAGTGGCTGGCGCCGCTGAAGCTGGTCGAGTTTCTGCGGGATATCGGCAAGCACTTCTCGGTGAACGAAATGATCAAGCGGGACTCGGTGCGCATGCGGCTCGAGGAGCGCGACCACGGCATCTCCTACACCGAGTTCAGCTACATGCTGCTGCAAGCCTATGATTTCCTGCATCTGCACCGCGTGCAAGGCTGCACAGTGCAGATGGGCGGCAGCGATCAATGGGGCAACATCCTTTCCGGCGCGGACCTCATTCGCCGCATTGAGGGCGGACGCGCGGAAGGCGTCACGTTTCCGCTGCTCACCACCTCGACGGGCAAGAAGTTTGGCAAGACGGAAGAGGGCGCTGTCTGGCTGGACGCGGATCTCACCAGCCCGTACCAGATGTATCAATACTGGATCCAGACCGCCGACGCGGACGCCATCGCCTACCTGAAGCTATTCACGTTCCTGGACCAGGCCGCGGTGGAGGAACTGGCCAACGAACTGCGGGCGCATCCGGAATCGCGAGCAGCGCAGAAGGCGCTGGCGGCCGAGTGCACGGGCATCGTCCATGGGCGGGAATCGGTAGGCGCGGTGGAAGGCGCCACACGCATCCTGTTCGGCGCCGCGGATGTAGCGCCCGACGCGGCGACGATCGATCTGTTGGCGCGCGAGGTACCGTCGTCGGGAGTGACGGCGGTGGAGTTGGAGACCGGCATCCCGATGGCCGATCTGCTCGTGCGAGCAAAGCTCGCGGAGAGCAAGGGCGCGGCGCGGAAGCTGATCGACCAGGGTGGCGTCTACGTGAACAACCAGCGGTGCGACCCCGGCCGGAAAGCGGTCACGACGGCGGACATCGCCTGGCCGGAGGCGATTCTGCTGCGCGCGGGCAAGAAGTCGTACCATCTGCTGCGAGTAGCGCGATGA
- a CDS encoding PEP-CTERM sorting domain-containing protein: MKRIISVALFAATALTAGSFTIDDYSVGQGPIITSTVPTTITDGPLAIGGGISRLITLETLAALQPPAFQVEAGFGVFDVNNGTGDDSQVTVDYTIPALPIPPGASNVEFFLTIVQSDANPTSVDLSGVASGSFSIAPNTLNQTVFFSVPGVAFGPGTLTLTFNGAPGWDLSVDSFGVQWKDRSPVPEPSTIGLIGAGLIGLGILRRKQIA; this comes from the coding sequence GTGAAACGGATCATTTCGGTTGCTTTGTTTGCCGCGACGGCTCTCACCGCGGGAAGCTTTACTATTGACGACTACTCGGTCGGCCAGGGGCCGATCATCACCAGCACTGTACCCACCACGATCACCGACGGTCCTCTGGCGATCGGTGGCGGCATCAGCCGCCTGATCACTCTCGAGACGCTCGCCGCGCTGCAGCCGCCGGCGTTCCAGGTGGAAGCCGGTTTCGGCGTCTTCGACGTCAACAATGGAACGGGCGATGACAGCCAGGTGACGGTCGACTACACAATTCCCGCGCTGCCGATTCCGCCGGGTGCGAGCAACGTGGAATTTTTCCTCACAATCGTCCAGTCGGACGCGAACCCCACCAGCGTCGATCTGAGCGGCGTCGCCTCCGGCAGCTTTTCGATCGCGCCGAACACGCTGAACCAGACCGTGTTCTTCTCCGTCCCGGGAGTCGCTTTCGGTCCCGGCACCCTGACGCTCACTTTCAACGGGGCCCCCGGTTGGGATCTTTCGGTGGATTCGTTCGGCGTGCAGTGGAAGGATCGCAGCCCGGTTCCCGAGCCGAGCACCATTGGCCTGATCGGCGCCGGTCTGATCGGCCTCGGAATTCTGCGCCGGAAGCAAATCGCCTAA
- a CDS encoding PEP-CTERM sorting domain-containing protein, with the protein MMKKVTVLLGMSALCFAGSFQIDDFSTDQGPISTAVVPDTVTDGPTGIGGTITRELVLNTLAALLPPEFTVQVSFGTLDITNGSGDDSQVRVIYEIPAIMIPAGATNVGLFLEIVQSDGNPTDVMVSGTAGASGSFFIPGNTMNQIVHFNIPAASFGPGSIILEFDGAPGWDLTVDSLGVNWDDPSRVPEPGTTALLGLGLAAVAFVRRSRA; encoded by the coding sequence ATGATGAAGAAAGTGACGGTATTGCTGGGCATGTCTGCGCTGTGCTTTGCAGGCAGTTTCCAGATCGATGACTTCTCGACTGACCAGGGACCGATTTCCACCGCCGTGGTCCCGGATACGGTCACCGATGGTCCTACCGGCATCGGGGGAACAATCACACGTGAGCTCGTGCTGAATACTCTTGCAGCGCTTCTGCCGCCGGAGTTCACGGTCCAGGTCAGCTTCGGCACCCTGGACATCACGAATGGAAGCGGCGACGACAGTCAGGTGCGGGTGATCTATGAAATCCCGGCGATCATGATTCCCGCGGGCGCCACCAATGTGGGCCTGTTCCTGGAGATCGTCCAATCGGACGGGAATCCGACGGATGTGATGGTGAGTGGGACCGCCGGGGCGTCCGGATCGTTCTTCATTCCCGGCAACACCATGAACCAGATTGTCCATTTCAACATCCCGGCGGCGTCGTTCGGGCCCGGTTCGATCATCCTCGAGTTCGATGGCGCACCCGGATGGGACCTGACCGTTGATTCGCTCGGCGTGAACTGGGACGACCCGAGCCGCGTTCCCGAGCCGGGCACCACGGCGCTCCTCGGCCTTGGCCTCGCGGCAGTGGCGTTTGTGCGGCGATCGCGGGCGTAG
- a CDS encoding DNA cytosine methyltransferase codes for MLKCHQQPLCCVVRHTVFGMAACPARLIQMPKFYEFFAGGGMARAGLGRNWDCLFANDIDVTKGASYKANWGADHLKIADVAALTSADLPGQADLAWASFPCQDLSLAGDYAGLNGKRSGTFWRFWRLVEILSEEKRAPSLIVLENVCGAITSHGGSDFAAIAGALHRGGYLFGALVIDAARFVPQSRPRLFVVAARRDLPTAAQLVDAVPGNCWYPRSLLTTCDSLPPATKESWLWWRLPEPPPRTTRFSDMIEAEPGGVRWHTTAETQKLIGMMSPANRGKLDRAIRMGTRVVGGIYRRTRVDDKGRRVQRAEVRFDDMSGCLRTPAGGSSRQTIMIVEGDRVRSRLLSPREAARLMGLPEGYLLPENYNDAYCLAGDGVVVPVVRFLAKHLLEPLVGSVEDTAREAA; via the coding sequence ATGCTCAAATGCCATCAGCAGCCGCTGTGTTGCGTCGTCCGTCACACCGTGTTCGGGATGGCCGCCTGTCCGGCGAGACTGATCCAAATGCCGAAGTTCTACGAATTTTTTGCTGGAGGCGGAATGGCCCGGGCCGGACTCGGCCGGAACTGGGACTGTCTGTTCGCAAACGACATCGACGTGACCAAGGGAGCGAGCTACAAAGCGAATTGGGGCGCCGATCATCTCAAGATCGCCGATGTCGCTGCGTTGACCTCGGCCGACCTTCCCGGCCAGGCCGATCTGGCATGGGCTTCCTTCCCATGTCAAGACCTCTCCTTGGCCGGCGATTACGCCGGACTCAACGGGAAGAGATCCGGAACGTTCTGGCGATTTTGGCGTTTGGTCGAGATCTTGTCCGAAGAGAAGCGAGCCCCCTCGCTCATCGTCCTCGAAAATGTATGCGGCGCCATTACCTCTCACGGCGGCAGCGATTTCGCCGCGATTGCCGGCGCTTTGCACCGGGGCGGTTATTTGTTCGGCGCCTTGGTGATCGACGCCGCCCGCTTCGTTCCACAATCCCGTCCCCGCCTTTTCGTTGTCGCCGCGCGCCGGGATCTCCCAACCGCGGCGCAACTGGTGGATGCGGTCCCAGGGAACTGCTGGTATCCGCGGAGCCTCCTGACCACCTGTGACAGTTTGCCGCCCGCAACGAAGGAGTCCTGGCTTTGGTGGAGATTGCCGGAGCCGCCGCCCCGCACGACGCGGTTCTCCGACATGATCGAGGCCGAGCCAGGCGGCGTACGCTGGCACACAACCGCAGAGACACAGAAGCTGATCGGCATGATGAGCCCGGCCAACCGCGGGAAACTCGATCGGGCGATCCGCATGGGCACGCGGGTAGTTGGCGGCATCTATCGAAGGACGAGGGTCGACGACAAGGGCAGGCGCGTTCAGCGCGCCGAGGTCCGCTTTGATGATATGTCGGGCTGCCTGCGAACGCCCGCCGGGGGATCGAGCAGACAAACGATCATGATCGTAGAAGGCGATCGCGTCCGGTCGAGGTTGCTTTCGCCCCGTGAAGCGGCTCGTCTGATGGGCCTTCCGGAAGGCTACTTGTTGCCGGAGAACTACAACGACGCCTATTGCCTCGCCGGCGACGGCGTGGTCGTTCCGGTGGTCCGATTTCTCGCGAAGCACTTGCTGGAACCCTTGGTCGGGAGTGTGGAAGATACAGCCAGGGAAGCAGCCTGA
- a CDS encoding serine hydrolase — translation MKAAALLLSVAAMLPAAETFPAGHWASKRGKQWSAAGLREAREYAQGLKTAAVMIVQDGGIVDQWGDTAAKYPCHSMRKSLLSALYGALAAEGKIHLDATLESLGIDDNAPRLTAIEKHATVRDLLEARSGIYHPALYETASMKMIKPPRGSMAPGSHWVYNNWDFNALGTIFEKAAGRRIYEEFGRRIAGPIGMEDFTVADGERVTGDASEHAAYPVKMSARDLARFGLLFLREGNWRGSQVLPAEWVRESTRSYSDARGYGGSGYGYMWWVDGGWYSARGAGGHMVAVVPALDLVVVHRVNTAEAGNSVRESAVRTLMHKIVAAAGRPDVIPAYEPRLAPPCLTPKADCTERLYIGERYVSIYRNYPVQTGAHPGIQRALVMVHGAGRNANDYYGTAMAAAVAAGKLERTILVAPHFKANDGKGCKDPGEPEEALFPCGGWREGEAALNRDAGRAVHSYDFVDRALELFNDKDRFPDLREVVVAGHSAGGQFVQRYAGINRAESAMRVPVRYVVANPSTYMYLSDIRPRSTTTCSPQGGCTVPFAPYWDSENCTTYNQFKYGLEKLTGYAAGVGAEAIRGQYAKRAITYMVGELDRQRDPSLDKTCPAMAQGPNRYERGVNFWNYAKEQLQAAHPLAVAPGCGHSATCMYAGATGLKVLFPE, via the coding sequence ATGAAGGCCGCCGCCTTGCTGCTTTCCGTGGCGGCAATGCTACCGGCGGCGGAGACGTTCCCTGCCGGACACTGGGCGTCGAAACGCGGCAAGCAGTGGAGCGCGGCCGGTTTGCGCGAGGCGCGCGAGTACGCACAAGGTCTGAAGACGGCAGCGGTGATGATCGTCCAGGACGGCGGCATCGTGGACCAATGGGGCGACACCGCCGCGAAGTATCCGTGCCATTCGATGCGCAAGAGCCTGCTCAGCGCTCTCTACGGCGCTTTGGCGGCGGAGGGCAAGATCCACCTCGACGCGACGCTCGAGTCGCTCGGCATCGATGACAACGCGCCCCGGCTCACCGCGATCGAGAAGCATGCGACCGTGCGCGACCTGCTCGAGGCGCGCTCGGGCATTTATCATCCGGCGCTTTACGAGACGGCGTCGATGAAGATGATCAAACCCCCGCGCGGATCCATGGCGCCGGGTTCGCACTGGGTGTACAACAACTGGGACTTCAACGCGCTGGGCACGATCTTCGAGAAGGCCGCCGGCCGCCGTATCTACGAGGAGTTCGGACGGCGCATCGCCGGACCGATTGGGATGGAAGACTTCACGGTTGCCGACGGCGAGCGCGTCACCGGCGACGCTTCGGAGCACGCGGCCTACCCGGTGAAGATGTCGGCGCGGGATCTGGCCCGCTTCGGTCTGCTGTTCTTGCGCGAGGGGAACTGGCGCGGGAGCCAGGTGTTGCCGGCCGAGTGGGTGCGGGAGTCGACGAGATCGTACTCCGACGCCCGCGGCTACGGCGGCTCGGGTTACGGCTACATGTGGTGGGTGGACGGAGGATGGTACAGCGCGCGCGGGGCCGGCGGGCACATGGTGGCCGTGGTTCCGGCGCTGGATCTCGTTGTGGTGCATCGCGTGAACACGGCCGAGGCGGGCAACTCGGTTCGTGAGAGCGCGGTCCGCACGCTGATGCACAAGATCGTGGCCGCGGCGGGGCGTCCGGATGTGATTCCCGCGTACGAGCCGCGGCTGGCTCCGCCGTGCCTGACGCCGAAGGCCGATTGCACGGAGCGGCTCTACATCGGGGAGCGCTATGTTTCGATCTATCGCAACTACCCGGTCCAGACCGGCGCGCATCCGGGCATCCAGCGCGCGTTGGTGATGGTCCACGGCGCGGGGCGCAACGCGAATGACTACTACGGCACGGCGATGGCGGCGGCGGTGGCGGCGGGCAAGTTGGAACGGACGATTCTGGTGGCGCCGCACTTTAAGGCCAACGACGGCAAGGGCTGCAAGGACCCCGGCGAGCCCGAAGAGGCGCTGTTCCCGTGCGGCGGATGGCGCGAGGGCGAGGCAGCGCTCAACCGCGACGCAGGCCGCGCGGTCCACTCCTACGATTTCGTGGACCGGGCGCTGGAGCTGTTCAACGACAAAGACCGGTTCCCGGACCTTCGCGAGGTGGTGGTGGCGGGCCATTCGGCGGGCGGCCAGTTCGTGCAGCGGTATGCCGGAATCAACCGGGCGGAGTCGGCGATGCGCGTCCCGGTGCGCTACGTGGTCGCCAACCCATCCACTTATATGTACCTGAGCGACATCCGGCCGCGCTCGACGACCACTTGTTCGCCACAGGGCGGCTGCACCGTTCCGTTCGCGCCCTACTGGGACTCGGAGAATTGCACCACTTACAATCAGTTCAAATACGGGCTCGAGAAGCTGACGGGGTATGCGGCCGGAGTGGGCGCGGAGGCGATCCGCGGGCAGTACGCGAAGCGGGCGATCACCTACATGGTGGGCGAACTGGACCGGCAGCGGGACCCCAGTCTCGACAAGACGTGCCCGGCGATGGCGCAGGGGCCGAATCGATACGAGCGGGGGGTCAACTTCTGGAACTACGCGAAGGAGCAACTCCAGGCGGCGCATCCGCTGGCGGTGGCTCCGGGGTGCGGGCACTCGGCGACGTGCATGTACGCGGGCGCGACTGGACTGAAGGTTCTGTTTCCAGAGTAG